The nucleotide window CGCCGAGCCCGCCACCGCGGCGCCGGCCAAGGCCACCAAGGCGGCCAAGACCGCGGCGGCCAAGGCGTAAGCCATGACGCCGCGACGCGAGACCGGCGATGCCCCCTCCGGCACGGGGGCGGAGGAGGCACCGCCGCGTGACCCCGAGGAGCAGGCGCGGGCGTTGTGCCTGCGCCTGCTCACCGGGCAGCCCCGCACCCGGGGACAGCTCGCCGACGCCATGCGCCGCCGGGGGATCCCCGACGAGGTGGCCGAGCGGGTGCTCGCGCGCTTCGAGGACGTCGGCCTCATCGACGACGCCGCCTTCGCCGACGCCTGGGTGGAGTCCCGCCACCACGGCCGCGGCCTCGCCCGCCGCGCCCTCGCCCGGGAACTGCGCACCCGTGGCGTGGAGACCGCGGTGATCGAACGGGCCGTGGAACAGCTCGACCCGGAGCGGGAGGAGCAGACCGCCCGCGCCCTGGTCGACCGCAAGCTCCGGGCCACTCGCGGCCTCGACCGCGACCGCCGCATACGCCGCCTCGCCGGCATGCTCGCCCGCAAGGGATACCCCGAGGGGGTCGCCCTCCGAGTGGTCCGCCGGGCGCTGGAGGAAGAGGGCGAGGACCCCGAGTTCCTCCAGGGATGCCTCCCGGAGTGACCGGGGCCCGGCAGGGAGTCGCCGGAGTGCTCCCGAGCCCCTGCCCGAGTGCCCCGGGGCCGGCAGCCCCGGTTTCCGGGCCGGACCGGTCTGCGGTCACGGCGTACTCCGGTCACCACGTCCTCGGTGACCTGGCCGGGAGCGGTGCCGGAGGGTGACGGGGCCGATGAGCCTTCGACGCGGGTCGCTGCGGGGGTCAGCCTGATCGGGGCCCGGTGGAGTCGGGCGGGTCGGCAGCGGTGCCGAGCGCTGAGGGTGTCGTGCGGGGAGGTTGCGGGGGAGCGCTTCCGGTGCTTCCGGCCGGGGGCAGGTCGGCCTGCGGGAGGAGCGCCGGTGGGGTCGGCGGGGTCACCGGAAGACCGGCGGCCCGCCACGCCTGGAAGCCGCCGTCGAGGTCGGTCGCCCGGTGCAGGCCGAGGGCCTGGAGGGAGACCGCGGCGAGGCTGGAGGCGTACCCCTCGTCGCAGACCACCACGACGTGCCGGTCGTGGTCGGTGGCCTCGGGGAGGCGGTGGTCGCAGCGAGGGTCCAGCCGCCACTCCAGTTCGTTGCGCTCGACGACCAGGGCGCCGGGGATGGTTCCGTCCCGGTCGCGCAGTGCGGCGTAGCGGATGTCGACGAGCAGGGCGCCCGCGGCGGCGGCCTCGTGAGCCTGACGGGGGCCGAGCCGACGCAGCCGGGTCCGGGCCTCGGCAAGCACCTCGTCGATGCCGGGCGGGGTCACCACGACTCCGGCCTTTCCACGGTCTCCAGGCGCAGCACACGGTCGCTGCGGCTGTAGCGGCGGATCAACGGAAGCGGGGGGTAGTAGGCGTGGACCGAGATGGCGTGGTCCTGATCGGAGGCGTTCACCACCTGGTGGACGTGGTGCGGCCCGAAGGCCCGGCCGCGGCCGGCGGGCAGATGCCGGGTGCGGTCGACGTCGTCGGCGAGTTCGAGGGACCGCCAGCCACGGGTGGGCAGCGGCACGGCGAGGGACTCCTCGGCGAGTTCGCCGACGGCGGTGGCGAAGGCGCCCTGGGATCCGCCGTGGTCGTGCCAGCCGGTCTCGGCACCCGGCGGCCAGCCGATCAGCCACGCCTCCGCCCCACCCGGGCCTTCGAGGCGTACCCAGGTACGGCCTCGCGGGTCCAGCGGCAGCCGGGCGACGAGCGCACGGTCGGCCGCCGCGCGGCGGGCGAAGTCGAGGAGATCGGGAGCGGTCGGGGCCGCGGGCGCGGCAAAGGGGGAAGCATCGGTGAGCGACACGAAAGCCGTCCTGAGAGATCGCGTACGGGACGCGGGCCACGCCGCGTCGGGGAAACCGGGATCAGCGGGACGGCCGACACACACAGCCCGCGTAGCGGAGGAGGTCCAGATGGACCCTCCGCCAACGCAGCAGACCGGTGTCAGTCACTTTCGGAGTCAACCACGCACCGTGACAAAGGGTCAAGACCGTATCCGCTCCGTGGTCGCACGGCGGCGGTGCCCCGATGGCCACGGTGGTGCGGGCGCCTGGTGGCAGCGGTGGCCCGGCGCGGCAGGGGCCGGGCGCGGGGCGGACACGCCGGGGTGTCGGCGTGGGCAGCGCGATGGCGCCGGGCGTCGGCGGCCTGTCTTCGGCAGACCGGGCCGCTGGGCGGGGTCCCGGTGACCGCCGGGCAGAGCCACGCCGCCATCAACGTGGCTCAGCCGGCGGTGGTGCGGTTCGGGGAGGATGCCTTGCGGGAGCTCACCGCGGCGGGCCGGGCGTCGGCGGGGCAGGACGCGGTGCCGGGAGACCGGTTGCTTCCGGTCGCCGTGGTGTCGGGGGCGGCGTCAGCGGGCGGAGTGGTCGGCGTCGGCCCGGGCGGCGGCATGGGCCGGTTCGGGGGGCCGGGGCGGGCCGCCGCGGGCGAGGTCGGCGTAGGCGTACAGCTCGGCGGGGCGGCAGCCGCTCATCGCCGCGACGAGGTGGCCGTCGGGCCGCACCAGCAGGACGGTGTGCGCGGTGGCGCCCGGATAGGACTCGGTGACCAGCAGTTCGGTGCGCAGCGGCAGCGCCGCTACCGCCGCGGACAGCTGCGGCATCAGGCCGGCGGTCAGCCAGTGGCGGCTCTCCCACACCTCGGTGCCCGGGGCGACCAGCACCGCCAGCAGATCCCGGCCCAGGCGGTCGTGGAGCCGGTCCCGGGTGCCGTCCAGCGCGGTGACGGGGACGTCGGCGACGAGCGCGCCCGGCGGCGTCACCGCCGTGCCGACCAGAGGCGAGACCGGGGGAGCGGAGTCGGGCAGTCCGCTCCAGGCGGCGGCGCCCTGGCCGCGTGGCGCGGGCACCGCGAGCGGCGAGCGGCCGTAGACCGGCGGCGCGCCGAGCAGTCCGCGGCCCAGGTGGCCGTCGGTCAGCAGTTGGGCGTGGCGGCCCACCGGCCCGGAGAGCAGCGAGTGGCGCACGGTGTGCCAGGTGCCGCCGGCCCGCAGCACCGGCAGCGCCTGGTCGGCCGCGCGCAGCCGGCCGCCGACCGTGCCCCGGCGTTCCGCCTGGTAGCTGTCGAACAGCAGGTCGGAGGCGCCCTGGTGGCAGCCGACGGCGAGCTTCCAGGCGAGGTTCTCGGCGTCCCGCAGACCTTCCTCCAGGCCCTGCATGCCGAGCGCGCCGAGCAGGTGGGCGGCGTCGCCGGCGAGGAACGCCCGGCCCACCCGCCAGCGCCGGGCGAGCCGTTGGTGCACCGGATACTCCGCCGAGCCCAGGAGTTCGTACGGCGGCACGGTGCCGTCGCACCAGGCGGCCAGGGTGCCGCGGATGCGGGCGACGAGGGCGTCCGCGGTGAGCGGGGGGTGGTCGCGCGGCAGCGACCAGTCGAGGCGCCAGACGCCGTCCGGCAGCGGCCGGGCGGTCACCTCGGTGCCACGGCCGGCCGGGGGGTCGCGGTGGAGCAACGCCGTGTCCGGTTCGGGGAGTTCGACCCGGAGCGCCGCCACGGCGTAGCGGTCCACCGCGGTGCGGCCGGGGAAGCGCACCTTGAGCAGCTTGCGCACGGTCGACCGGGGGCCGTCGCAGCCGACCAGATAGGAGCCGCGCCACCAGGTCTCCGGCGGCCCGGCGGTCCCCGCTGCGCCCCGGGTGTGGACGTCGACCCCGTCGTCGTCCTGCTCGATCGCGTCCAGCCGGGCGCCATGGGCCATCCGGATCAGTTCCTGGCCGGCGACCGCCTCGCGCAGACCGCGCCGCAGCCGGTCGTACGGCAGATGCAGCGGGGCGGGGCCCTCGTCGCCGCCGAACTCGACGCGCTGGATCTCCTGCCGGCGCCGGACGGTGCGCCACGCGCTCCACCGGGCGGCGTCGGAGTGCACGGCGGTGTAGCCCAGCCGGGAGAGCAGGGCGGCGGTCTCCGGGCGCAGTACGCAGGTGCGTTCCGGTTGCGGGTCCTGACGGTCGCCCGTCTCGTCCAGCAGCACCACCGGGACGCCGTGCCGGGCCAGGCACAACGAGAGGGCCAGCCCGGTCGGGCCCGCCCCGGCGACGATCACCGGATCCATGGCTCGGCCCCGGGCGACACGGAACTGGTGGCATCGGCGATTCCCGCCCGGCATACGGTCACATAGCGTATGCAACATATTGGCGCTGCGTGCGTCAAGTGACGGCGGCCTGTGCGCCCCGCGCGCCGCCGAGCGCCCCGCGTCGCTCCGGTGCCCTACGACGCCCCCACCGCCCCCTGCGACCGGCCCGCCGACGCGTCCCACCGTGGACGTCCAGGCAGACCCGGACGGCCCCGGCCCCGGACCCTTCACGCGGACGAACGCCCGCGCCCCGGCACCACCCGGCACCACCCGGCCCCACCGTTGCGACGCGCCCTGACTCCCTTACTGGAGAGCCGACCCGGCACGCCCCCGCCACCTCGCCGGGACGGCACCTCCGCCGCCTACTCCGACTGCGCCACCACCGACTCCAGGACGTCCGGGACCGGCGGGGTGCCCTTGCGGCTGCGGCGGCCACGGCGTTCTATCCAGTTGGCGAGGGCGGAGAGCGCGAGGCACATGGCGATGTAGACGGCGCCGATGACGATGACGACCGGGACGTAGGGGTAGCCGCCGGGGGTGACGGTGTTGGCGGCCACCAGGCGGCCGGCGTAGAGGAGTTCCTCGTAGGTGATGATGTAGCCGAGCGAGGTGTCCTTGAGGGTGACCACGAGCTGGCTGATGATCGTGGGGAGCATGGACCGGATCGCCTGCGGGACGAGGACGGTCAGCATCACCTGGGTCTTGCGCATGCCCAGTGCGTAGGCGGCCTCCGCCTGGCCCCTGGGCACCGCGTTGATGCCCGCCCGGAAGACCTCCGCCTGCACCGAGCCGTTGTAGAGCGTCAGCCCGGTCACCAGCGCCCAGAACGGGGAGAAGACGCTGGCGTAGAGCACGAAGATGAGGATGAGCAGCGGCAGCGCCCGGAAGAACTCGACGATCGCGGTGGCCGCCCAGCGCACCGGGGCGTGGTCGGAGAGGCGTCCGGCGGCCAGCACGGTGGCCAGCACCAGCGAGCAGACGCCGGCCAGCGCGAACGCCTCGAGGGTGGAGACGATGCCGTTCTCGATGCGCTGCTGGATGCCGGTGTACTCGAAGAGGTTCCACATGTACCCGGCGAACTGCCCGGTGGTGTTGAGCCGCAGCACGATGTAGACGATGAGCCCGGCGACGGCCAGCGTGCCGACGGCGGCGTAGATCCGGTTGCGCCGCCTGGCCTTGGGGCCGGGGGCGTCGAAGAGGACGTTGGCGCTCACCGGGTCACCGCCATTCTGTTCTCCAGCAGCCGGAACAGGCCGCTGATCGCGAACGTGATGATCAGGTAGGCCACCGCGACCCAGACGAAGATCGCCAGGATGTTGTAGCCCAGTTCGCTCAACCGTTTCTGCTGGGCGAAGAGCTCGGCGACGCTGAAGGCGCCGGCGATGGCGGAGTTCTTGGTCAGCGCGATCATCAGGCTGCCCACCGGCGGGACCACGGTGCGGACCGCCTGCGGCAGTACCACGATGCGCAGCGTCTGGCCGAACGTCATGCCCAGGCTGCGGGCGGCCTCCGCCTGGCCCAGCGGCACCGTGTTGATCCCGGAGCGCACCGCCTCGCACACGAACGCCGAGGTGTAGCACCCCAGCGCGCCGACCGCGAGGGCGAAGTAGCTGATCCCAGGGAAGAGGATCTGCGGCACCACGAAGACCGCGATCATGAACAGCAGGGTGAGCGGGGTGTTGCGCAGCAACGTCACCCACGCGGTGCCGAACCACCGCAGCGGCGGCACCGGGGAGACCCGGAACGCGGCGATCAGCACGCCGAACACCAGCGAGACGGCGGCGCTGACCCCGGTGAGCGCCAGGGTGCCCAGGAAACCGTGGCGGAACAGGCCGAAGTTGTGTGTCAGTACGTCGATCAGCGCGTTCACCACGCGCCCCCTCGGGAGGTCGTCACGGGCACGTGCGCGCGGGTCGCGCGGCGCCCGGGGAAGGGGCGTGCGGCGCGCCGGCGGCGGGCGTGCGGGGCGGGTTGCGGCATTGGGGTCTCTCCGTGCGGGCGGCGGCCGTGGCCCGCGGGGTGCGTTCCCGCGGGCCACGGCACGGCAGCGCCGTGGGTCAGTAGCGCTCGATGGCCGGCGGCTGCTGGGCGGGGGCGCCGGACAGGCCGAGGGTGGCGTCGTAGGCCTTCTTGTAGTCGCCGTTGTCCTCGTGCGCCTTGATGGCGTCGTCGAGGGCGAGGCGCAGCGCCTTGTCGTCCTTGGCGACCCCGACGCCGTACGGCTCCTGGGAGAACGGCTTGCCGACCACCTTGAGCTTGGCCGACATCTGGGCGGCGTAGCCCTTGAGGATGGCGTCGTCGGTGGTGAGCGCGTCCACCTGGCCGTCCGTCAACTGCTTGACGCAGTCGGAGTACTTGCCGAGCGCCACGACGTCGGCGCCGTACTTCTTGTCGCTGATCCGCTGCAGCGGCGTGGAGCCGGTGATGGAGCAGACCTTCTTGCCCTTGAGGGTGTCCGGGCCGGTGATGGCGGTGTTGTCCTTGGCCACCAGCAGGTCCTGGCCGGCCATGTAGTAGGGGCCGGCGAACCCCACCTGCTGCTTGCGCTTGTCGTTGATGGTGTAGGTGCCGACGTAGAAGTCCACGTCGCCCTTGGATATCGCGGTCTCCCGGTTGGCCGAGTCCACGGTCTTGAACTCGATCTTGTCGGGGCCGAACCCGAGGCTGGCGGCGAGCATCTTGGCGATCTCGATGTCGAAGCCGGTGCGCTTGCCGGAGCTGGGGTCCTCGAAGCCGAGGAAGGGCTGGTCGGCCTTGGCGCCGACGATCAGCTTGCCGCGCGCCTGGGCCCGCTTGAGGGTCGGCGAGTCCAGCGTGACGCCGGACTTGACCGCGTACGTCGGGGTGGCCGGGGCGGAGCTGCCGCCCGCGCCCCCGGGGGCCTGCGCGTCGGGGGTGCCGGCCTTGCCGCCGCAAGCGGTGGCGGTGGCGGTCAGCGCGAGCACCGCGACGGCTGCGGCGGCGGCATTGCGGAACTTCATGGCGGAACATCCCTTGTGTCGTCGGGAGAGCGTCTGCGGCGGCGCGGCAACCTCGGAACGTCTCGTCGGCTCTGACTTGCCTCGGTGGTGCTTCACGTGCCTGGCGTGAACTGGTGCGTCCCACCGGGCGGTAGCGGACCGGGGGCGGCCCCGGCGCGGCCACCGCTCAGTGGTGGAGGATCTTCGACAGGAAGTCCTTGGCCCGGTCGCTGCGCGGATTGCTGAAGAACTGCTCCGGCGCGGCCTCTTCGACGATGCGGCCGTCGGCCATGAAGACCACCCGGTTGGCGGCGGAGCGGGCGAACCCCATCTCGTGGGTGACCACGACCATCGTCATCCCGTCCCGGGCGAGCTGCCGCATGACCTCCAGCACCTCGTTGATCATCTCCGGGTCGAGCGCCGAGGTCGGCTCGTCGAAGAGCATCACCTTGGGGTCCATCGCCAGCGCCCGGGCGATCGCCACCCGCTGCTGCTGGCCGCCGGAGAGCTGGGCGGGGTACTTGTCCGCCTGGGCGCCCACGCCGACCCGGTCCAGCAGCTCGCGGGCCTTGCGCTCGGCGGTGTCCTTCGCCGTGCGGCGGACCTTGAGCTGGCCGAGGGTGACGTTCTCCAGCACCGTCTTGTGCGCGAAGAGGTTGAACGACTGGAAGACCATGCCGACGTCCGCGCGGAGCCGGGCCAGTTCGCGACCCTCGGCGGGCAGCGGGCTGCCGTCGATGGTGATCTTCCCGGAGTCGATCGTCTCCAGCCGGTTGATCGTCCGGCACAGCGTCGACTTGCCGGAACCGGACGGCCCGATGACCACGACGACCTCGCCACGGGCGATGGTCAGGTCGATGTCCTGGAGTACGTGCAGGGCGCCGAAGTGCTTGTTGACCTGCTCAAGTACGACCAGCGGCTCGCCCGTGGGCGGCGCCGTGGGCTCGGCCACCGGGTTGTCGGTCATCGGGCGGTCGCTCCATCCTCGTTCGGTTGGGGGGACCTTAAGTTCGCGTACCGGGCTCCGTCACCACATCTGAGGTGAACTTGAGCATCACGATCCGGCAACCGCCTGCCACCTCGGCGCTACGCCCCGTACCCGGTGGCCGCCCCGGCGCACTTTGCGTCGCCGAGCGCGTACCGTCTGCATAACGGTCCCGTGAGCGCCCCTACGCACCCTTGACGCGCTACCCCCGCATAGGGGTGTATTTCCGGTACCGCCGGGGCCGGTGCGCCACCGGGCCCGAGGACCACCATACCGAGAGCATCGCGGGGGGAGAGCGGAATGCGGCTGTTGCTCGTCGAGGACGACGACAGGGTCGCCGCGGCGCTGTCCGCCGTACTCGCCAGGCACGGCTTCGACGTCGTCCACGCGCGCAGCGGTGAGGAGGCGCTGCGGGCGCTGCTGCCGGACGGCGGGCCGCCGTTCGCCGTCGTCCTGCTCGACCTCGGACTGCCCGACCAGGACGGCTTCGAGGTGTGCAGCCGGATCCGGCGCAGCACCGACACCCGGGTCATCATGGTCACCGCCCGCGCCGACGTCCGCTCCCGCATCCACGGCCTCAACCTCGGCGCCGACGACTACGTGGTCAAGCCCTACGACACCGGCGAACTGCTGGCCCGCATCCACGCGGTCAGCCGCCGCCCGCCCGAGACCCGGACGGCCGCCGGGGCGGCCGGCGACGGCGTGCCCGGCCAGGTGCGCCTCGGCCCGGTCGCCATCGAACTGCCCACCCGCCAGGTCGCGGTGGACGGCGCCGCGGTCGCCCTCACCCGCAAGGAGTTCGACCTGCTGGCCCTGCTCGCCCAGCGTCCCGGGGTGGTCTTCCGCCGGGAACAGATCATCAGCGAGGTCTGGCGCACCAGCTGGGAGGGGACCGGACGCACCCTGGAGGTCCACGTGGCGTCGCTGCGCGCCAAGCTCGGGCTGCCCACGCTGATAGAGACGGTACGCGGGGTCGGCTACCGGCTCGTCGTACCCGCCGTCGGCTGACCGGGGCCGGACCCGTTGCGCGCCCGACTCCTGCCGCTGCTGCTGGTCCTGATGGGCGCCGTGCTGCTCGCGCTCGGGCTGCCTTTAGCCGCCAGCCTCGCCGCCGCCCAGCAGCAGCGCCTGGTGGTCGACCGGATCGACGACACCGCCCGGTTCGCCGCCATCGCCCAGTACGTCCCCGTACACACCACCCCCGACGGCACCATCGTCTCCGACGAGGGGGAACGCAAGACCACGCTGCGCGGTGAACTCGCCCGCTACGAGAGCCTGTACGGGATAAAGGCGGGCGTCTTCATGCGCAACGGGCAGGCCATGGCCGCCGCCCCGGCCGGCTGGCGCACCCCCCGCCAACTCCTCGCCGACCAGGCGTTCCAGGAGGCGCTGGCCGGCCGCCGCAGCCACAACCCGCCGCAGGTGTGGCCCTGGCAGCACAGCCGGATCACCGTTGCCTCCCCGCTGGTGCGCGACGGCGACGTGGTCGCCGTGGTCTACACCGACTCGCCCACCGACGCCATGCGCTCCCGCGTCCTGCGCGGCTGGGTGGTGATCGCCGGCGGCGAGATGGGCGCCACCGCGGTGGCCGTGCTCGCCGCCTTCCGGCTCACCGGCTGGGTGCTGCGCCCGGTCAAGGTCCTCGACCGGGCCACCCACGACATCGCCACCGGACGGCTGGCCTCCCGGGTCGCCGCGGCCGGCGGCCCCCCGGAACTGCGCCGCCTGGCCCACTCGTTCAACGAGATGGCCGACAACGTGGAGCAGGTGCTCGAACAGCAACGGGCGTTCGTCGCCGACGCCTCCCACCAACTGCGCAACCCGCTGGCCGCGTTGCTGCTCCGCATCGACCTGCTCGCCCTCGAACTCCCCGACGGCCACGCCGAGGTCGCCTCGGTGCGGGAGGAGGGCAAGCGGCTCGCCACCGTTCTGGACGACCTGCTGGGGCTGGCGCTGGCCGAACACGCCACCGCCGACCTGCGGTTGACCGACATCGCCGCGCTGGCCACCGAACGGGTCGCCGCCTGGCGCCCGGCCGCCGAACGCGACGGGGTCGCCCTGCGCTACCAGGGCCCGGCCGCCGTCACCGGCTGGGCCGACCCGGTGGCCGTCTCCAGCGCGCTGGACGCCGTCGTCGACAACGCGGTGAAGTTCACCGCCCGCGGCGCCCCGGCCGGCGCCTGTCCCGCCCCCGGCGAGGCCGCCGTCACCGTCACGGTGGCCGCCGCCGGCGACACCGTCACCGTCACCGTCACCGACGCCGGCCCCGGGTTGACCGACGACGAACTCGCCCGCGTCGGCGACCGGTTCTGGCGCAGCTCCCGCCACCAGAACGTCGACGGCTCGGGGCTCGGTCTGTCCATCGCCCGGGTGCTGCTGCGCCAGGGCGGCGGCTCGCTGACGTTCGCCCGCAACGAGCCGTGCGGCCTGCGGGTGACCGTCTCGGTGCCGCGCACCGCCCCCGAGGAGGCGCCGGCGATCAGGGCTTGACCGACAGGTAGTAGCGGCGCGCCCCGGCGTGCAGCGGCAGCGGATCGGTGAAGACCGC belongs to Streptantibioticus cattleyicolor NRRL 8057 = DSM 46488 and includes:
- the recX gene encoding recombination regulator RecX → MTPRRETGDAPSGTGAEEAPPRDPEEQARALCLRLLTGQPRTRGQLADAMRRRGIPDEVAERVLARFEDVGLIDDAAFADAWVESRHHGRGLARRALARELRTRGVETAVIERAVEQLDPEREEQTARALVDRKLRATRGLDRDRRIRRLAGMLARKGYPEGVALRVVRRALEEEGEDPEFLQGCLPE
- a CDS encoding rhodanese-like domain-containing protein, which codes for MVTPPGIDEVLAEARTRLRRLGPRQAHEAAAAGALLVDIRYAALRDRDGTIPGALVVERNELEWRLDPRCDHRLPEATDHDRHVVVVCDEGYASSLAAVSLQALGLHRATDLDGGFQAWRAAGLPVTPPTPPALLPQADLPPAGSTGSAPPQPPRTTPSALGTAADPPDSTGPRSG
- a CDS encoding cupin domain-containing protein codes for the protein MSLTDASPFAAPAAPTAPDLLDFARRAAADRALVARLPLDPRGRTWVRLEGPGGAEAWLIGWPPGAETGWHDHGGSQGAFATAVGELAEESLAVPLPTRGWRSLELADDVDRTRHLPAGRGRAFGPHHVHQVVNASDQDHAISVHAYYPPLPLIRRYSRSDRVLRLETVERPESW
- a CDS encoding FAD-dependent monooxygenase, with the translated sequence MDPVIVAGAGPTGLALSLCLARHGVPVVLLDETGDRQDPQPERTCVLRPETAALLSRLGYTAVHSDAARWSAWRTVRRRQEIQRVEFGGDEGPAPLHLPYDRLRRGLREAVAGQELIRMAHGARLDAIEQDDDGVDVHTRGAAGTAGPPETWWRGSYLVGCDGPRSTVRKLLKVRFPGRTAVDRYAVAALRVELPEPDTALLHRDPPAGRGTEVTARPLPDGVWRLDWSLPRDHPPLTADALVARIRGTLAAWCDGTVPPYELLGSAEYPVHQRLARRWRVGRAFLAGDAAHLLGALGMQGLEEGLRDAENLAWKLAVGCHQGASDLLFDSYQAERRGTVGGRLRAADQALPVLRAGGTWHTVRHSLLSGPVGRHAQLLTDGHLGRGLLGAPPVYGRSPLAVPAPRGQGAAAWSGLPDSAPPVSPLVGTAVTPPGALVADVPVTALDGTRDRLHDRLGRDLLAVLVAPGTEVWESRHWLTAGLMPQLSAAVAALPLRTELLVTESYPGATAHTVLLVRPDGHLVAAMSGCRPAELYAYADLARGGPPRPPEPAHAAARADADHSAR
- a CDS encoding amino acid ABC transporter permease; this translates as MSANVLFDAPGPKARRRNRIYAAVGTLAVAGLIVYIVLRLNTTGQFAGYMWNLFEYTGIQQRIENGIVSTLEAFALAGVCSLVLATVLAAGRLSDHAPVRWAATAIVEFFRALPLLILIFVLYASVFSPFWALVTGLTLYNGSVQAEVFRAGINAVPRGQAEAAYALGMRKTQVMLTVLVPQAIRSMLPTIISQLVVTLKDTSLGYIITYEELLYAGRLVAANTVTPGGYPYVPVVIVIGAVYIAMCLALSALANWIERRGRRSRKGTPPVPDVLESVVAQSE
- a CDS encoding amino acid ABC transporter permease, which gives rise to MDVLTHNFGLFRHGFLGTLALTGVSAAVSLVFGVLIAAFRVSPVPPLRWFGTAWVTLLRNTPLTLLFMIAVFVVPQILFPGISYFALAVGALGCYTSAFVCEAVRSGINTVPLGQAEAARSLGMTFGQTLRIVVLPQAVRTVVPPVGSLMIALTKNSAIAGAFSVAELFAQQKRLSELGYNILAIFVWVAVAYLIITFAISGLFRLLENRMAVTR
- a CDS encoding glutamate ABC transporter substrate-binding protein; the protein is MKFRNAAAAAVAVLALTATATACGGKAGTPDAQAPGGAGGSSAPATPTYAVKSGVTLDSPTLKRAQARGKLIVGAKADQPFLGFEDPSSGKRTGFDIEIAKMLAASLGFGPDKIEFKTVDSANRETAISKGDVDFYVGTYTINDKRKQQVGFAGPYYMAGQDLLVAKDNTAITGPDTLKGKKVCSITGSTPLQRISDKKYGADVVALGKYSDCVKQLTDGQVDALTTDDAILKGYAAQMSAKLKVVGKPFSQEPYGVGVAKDDKALRLALDDAIKAHEDNGDYKKAYDATLGLSGAPAQQPPAIERY
- a CDS encoding amino acid ABC transporter ATP-binding protein encodes the protein MTDNPVAEPTAPPTGEPLVVLEQVNKHFGALHVLQDIDLTIARGEVVVVIGPSGSGKSTLCRTINRLETIDSGKITIDGSPLPAEGRELARLRADVGMVFQSFNLFAHKTVLENVTLGQLKVRRTAKDTAERKARELLDRVGVGAQADKYPAQLSGGQQQRVAIARALAMDPKVMLFDEPTSALDPEMINEVLEVMRQLARDGMTMVVVTHEMGFARSAANRVVFMADGRIVEEAAPEQFFSNPRSDRAKDFLSKILHH
- a CDS encoding response regulator transcription factor, with the translated sequence MRLLLVEDDDRVAAALSAVLARHGFDVVHARSGEEALRALLPDGGPPFAVVLLDLGLPDQDGFEVCSRIRRSTDTRVIMVTARADVRSRIHGLNLGADDYVVKPYDTGELLARIHAVSRRPPETRTAAGAAGDGVPGQVRLGPVAIELPTRQVAVDGAAVALTRKEFDLLALLAQRPGVVFRREQIISEVWRTSWEGTGRTLEVHVASLRAKLGLPTLIETVRGVGYRLVVPAVG
- a CDS encoding sensor histidine kinase: MRARLLPLLLVLMGAVLLALGLPLAASLAAAQQQRLVVDRIDDTARFAAIAQYVPVHTTPDGTIVSDEGERKTTLRGELARYESLYGIKAGVFMRNGQAMAAAPAGWRTPRQLLADQAFQEALAGRRSHNPPQVWPWQHSRITVASPLVRDGDVVAVVYTDSPTDAMRSRVLRGWVVIAGGEMGATAVAVLAAFRLTGWVLRPVKVLDRATHDIATGRLASRVAAAGGPPELRRLAHSFNEMADNVEQVLEQQRAFVADASHQLRNPLAALLLRIDLLALELPDGHAEVASVREEGKRLATVLDDLLGLALAEHATADLRLTDIAALATERVAAWRPAAERDGVALRYQGPAAVTGWADPVAVSSALDAVVDNAVKFTARGAPAGACPAPGEAAVTVTVAAAGDTVTVTVTDAGPGLTDDELARVGDRFWRSSRHQNVDGSGLGLSIARVLLRQGGGSLTFARNEPCGLRVTVSVPRTAPEEAPAIRA